Below is a window of Xiphophorus maculatus strain JP 163 A chromosome 19, X_maculatus-5.0-male, whole genome shotgun sequence DNA.
ggatctcatctctgcttttcgcagacgacgtggtccttttggcttcatcagatcgtgatctgcagctctcgctggagcggttcgcagccgagtgtgaagcggccgggatggggatcagtgcctccaaatccgaggccatggtcttgagccggaaaagggtagagtgccttctccaggtcagggggggtgtcctgccccaagtggaggagtttaagtatctcaggatcttgttcacgaatgggggaagaagggagcgggagatcgacaggcggattggtgcagcgtctgctgttaagcgggcgctgtaccggtccgtcgtggtgaagaaagagctgagccaaaaagcgaagctctcgatttaccggtcgatctacgttcccaccctcatctatggtcatgagctttgggtcgtgaccgaaagaacgagatcgcggatacaagcggccgaaatgagttttctccgtagggtggctgggctctcccttagagatagggtgagaagctcagtcatccgggagggactcagagtagagccgctgctccttcacatcgagaggagccagttgaggtggctcgggcatctggtcaggatgcctcctggacgcctccctggtgaggtgttccgggcacgtcccaccgggaggaggccccggggaagacccaggacatgctggagagactatgtctctcgactggcctgggaacgcctcgggattcccccggaggagctggaagaagtggccggggagagggaagtctgggcctcccttctgaagctgctacccccgcgacccgacctcggataagcggaagaagatggatggatggatggatgctcaGTCTTAAAGTTTCAGCCCTCATTCCCAGCCCTAGCTACAAGCATAGGTAACCACACTTCAATCATTTTcgtcatttatttttacagagttGATGGCAGTGATGCACAAAGTGTAACAGAAGTGGGTTGTTCTGTTATCGAACTATAAACCTGTTTTAAACGGTAGACTTTGAACTCTCTTTGACCCTAGTTGGTTTGGTTTTCTTAGCAGCAGGAACTCTCCCACAGCTGCAGGACTCTGTCTTCCCCTCTGGTTGCTCAGTGCTAGCATAACTCACACTGGCACTGCCAACATGGTTTCGAGGTTTCTTCTTCCAGCATACGTAGATGATGAGCATTACACACAGCACACAAACAGAAGCTAAAATGTAGATAACTATAGCCTGAAACCAGTTTACCCCACCCACCTCTGACATCTTAACATGGTACTGGATCACCGCCTTCTTGTGCTCTCTGCCTTTAACTACTTCCACTGTCTCACAGGTGTAAAGGCCTTCATCAGTGAAGGAAGGTGTTAAAACGAGTCCCTGGCTGAGCAGAATGTGTCGGGGACCGGGCTCAAGGATTTTACCAGAGAAGCGCCATCTCATGGGGAGATTGGTATCAGGGGAGCAGGGGAGGAACTGTGCGACGTCAGCTGTGAGGTGGATGTCGGTAATCTGCATTGATACTGCTGGAGAAGCgaaaacagacattaaaattATCCTACTTTTCTCCTCGCTAAGGTAAATGTGTGTAAAGAGCTTTATGTGGGGAATACTTGCAATGAGAGCTTGGGCACATTGTAGCATCACCATCAATGAGGTTCTGGATCCTGCCACAAATGAATTAAATCCTCTGATTATCAACGTAGCACATAATGAACATGTCTTGGTTAGTGTGACATACATGGAGAAGTTTGAAGCaccagcaacagcagcacacaGGCCTTTGAGGTGGTCCCAGCCACAGTATGGATCTCTGGCTATAAGGCAGTCAGCACAGGATGTGTAGCGGCTGCAGTCCCTCACACTGAGCTGAGCAACAGCAGTTCTAGTTGCGCTGTACAGCTGACCCTGCAGATCATCAGAGTTCAAAGGTTAGCTCCAGGTCCATTTAGTCTACAGACATGTAGCTGTAACCTACTCTTCTAGAGAGCTGAAGGAAGCGAATGGGCTGAGGATCCTGAAACAGCTGCAACTCCTCAATGATTCGCCCTCCATCATCACCAGACCACACCGCCTTCTGCAGCCAACAAGAGTCTAGAGGACAGAACCAGAGGTTAACTCTGGTTTCTACAGGGTAAAGTTTGTAGTTAGcttgttttttcctgttcattGGTCAATACAGCTGTTGTCCAGTCTGATCCTGCCAACAACGCCAAGATGTGTTAAGCCATTATATATGATCCAGTTACTTACTGTTGCTAATAAACATGACGGTGTGCTGCTCTCCATCCAGAGAGGTTACTTTGTCAACAACAATTTTGGAGAACTGGGCCATAGATCGAACCAGCAGGGGTTTCCCAGTGATCGGTGTCACAACTTGCTCCATCAGAGGGTGGTTCTTCACAAACAGCAGGGTTGCGTCTGGGAAGTTATGAGAAGTCCTCACACCACTGGCTCGCATTTCATCATTAATACACTGATAATACAGATCAGAGATCATGTGAGGTGAATAATTTTCTTCACTACCATCTTATATTGTTCTGGTCTTGGTGCTTACTGAACGAGGATAAGGGGTAGGAAATGTTCCTGTGTACGTCACCCAGGTGCCATAAGCAGTCTCGGTCAGAAAGTTCCCCCTGAAAACTTGCTGGATGTCTGACAGCTTGTAGGCGCAGACAGCGGACTGACTGCAGGTACTGGATGGCTCCCTGCAAATTAAGTCCTGTTACTACCAGGTCCAATAAAACATTAACCTGGAG
It encodes the following:
- the LOC111612213 gene encoding semaphorin-4E-like — its product is MRASGVRTSHNFPDATLLFVKNHPLMEQVVTPITGKPLLVRSMAQFSKIVVDKVTSLDGEQHTVMFISNNSCWLQKAVWSGDDGGRIIEELQLFQDPQPIRFLQLSRRGQLYSATRTAVAQLSVRDCSRYTSCADCLIARDPYCGWDHLKGLCAAVAGASNFSMIQNLIDGDATMCPSSHCKYSPHKALYTHLP